The Corynebacterium marinum DSM 44953 genome contains the following window.
CATTGAGGCGAACGTGGCGACGCTCATCGACGCCGGCGCCGACATCCTCGTCGTCGACACCGCCCACGGCCATCAGCAGTCCATGATGGACGCGCTCCGGCGGGTCCGCGCCCTCGGAGTAGAGGTCCCGGTGGTGGCCGGCAACGTGGTCACCGCCGACGGGGTGCGCGACCTGGTGGCAGCGGGGGCGGACATCGTCAAGGTCGGGGTGGGGCCGGGCGCCATGTGCACCACCCGCATGCAGACCGGGGTGGGCCGCCCGCAGTTCTCGGCTGTTCTCGAATGCGCGGCGGCCGCCCGGGAACTCGGCGCCCACGTGTGGGCCGACGGCGGTGTGCGCGACCCCCGCGACGTTGCCCTCGCCCTGGCGGCCGGAGCGTCGAACGTCATGATCGGATCCTGGTTCGCCGGCACTTTCGAATCCCCCGGCGACCTGCACATCGACGGCGAAGACCGGATGTACAAGGAGTCCTTCGGCATGGCCTCCCGGCGCGCCGTCGAGCGTCGCAACGCGGACGCCGCCGCCTTCGAGCTGGCCCGCCGGGCGATGTTCGAGGAGGGCATCTCCACCGCGCGCATCTACCTCGACCCGCGCGACGGCGGCGTCGAACACCTGGTGGACCGCATCACCTCCGGCGTGCGCTCCGCCTTCACCTACGCGGGCGCCGCCGACCTGGCGTCGTTCCGGAAACGCGCGGTCGTCGGGGTGCAGTCCGAGTCCGGTTTCGCGGAGGGCCAGCCGAGAGGTTAGGCCTGGCCCTCCTCCTGCTGCTCCTCCGCGACCTTCGTCACGAAGGGGCTGGCCACCAGAACCAGGATCGCCAGGACACCGGCCACCATGAAGGCGGTGTGCGCGCCGTCGGCGGTGGCCTGCGCGAGGTCGACGCCCCGGTCGCGGGACGCCTGAGTGCCCGAGGCCAGTGCCGCGATGAGCACCGCGGTGCCCGTGGCACCCGCCAGCTGCTGCAGGGTGTTGAGGATCGCGGAGCCGTGGCCGTACAGGCGCGAGGGCAGGGAACCCAGCGCCGTCGTCATCAGCGGGGTCATCATCAGCGCCAGCCCCAGGGAGAATACGATGTGCATGGTGACCACCTCGCCGACGGTGGAGTCGATGCCCAGACGGGTCATCGCCCAGACCCCGCCGGCGAGCAGCACGGCGCCGGGGATGAGCAGGGGGCGGGGACCGACGGAGTCGTAGAGCCGGCCGATGAAAGGTGCCAGCAACCCGGAGGCCAGGCCGCCGGGCATGAGCATGAGGCCGGTGACCAGCGCGGAGATTCCCAGGGCGGTCTGGAGATAGATCGGCAGGACCATGATCACGCCGAGCAGAGTGCCCATGACCAGGAGCGCGACGACGACGGAGACCGTGTAGTTGCGGATGGCGAACGGGCGCAGATCGAGGAGCGGGGTCTCGAGCCTGAGCTGACGCCACACGAAGACGACGAGAGCCAGGATGCCGACAGCCCCGATCGCGAGCGCCAGCTGCGGGTTCGTGCCGAGCGTGCTCAGCGCGTAGACCAGACCACCGAACGCCAGCGCGGCGAGCACCACGGACGGCGGATCGAAGGGCGCGCGCACGGTTTCACCGATGTTGCGGATGAAGAAGCCGCCCAGCAGCAGCGCGACGACGATGAGCGGGACGACCAGCCAGAACAACCAGTGCCACGTGAAACGGTTGAGGATGAAGCCCGAGACCGTCGGGCCGAGCGCCGGGGCG
Protein-coding sequences here:
- a CDS encoding GuaB1 family IMP dehydrogenase-related protein, producing the protein MRFLNNSVPPHELTYSDVFMVPSRSEVRSRFSVDLSTDDGSGTTIPLVVANMTAVSGRRMTETIARRGGVAILPQDVPADIAAETISRVKQAHLVYDTPITVKPHHTVGYARNLLHKRAHGAAVVVDGERPIGLITAKDLLDADNFTQVRTLMTTSLMTLPDGVSPQEAFDELVAASRRLAPVVDPDGRLVGLFTRSAALRSSVYRPAVDAAGRLRVGAAIGINSDIEANVATLIDAGADILVVDTAHGHQQSMMDALRRVRALGVEVPVVAGNVVTADGVRDLVAAGADIVKVGVGPGAMCTTRMQTGVGRPQFSAVLECAAAARELGAHVWADGGVRDPRDVALALAAGASNVMIGSWFAGTFESPGDLHIDGEDRMYKESFGMASRRAVERRNADAAAFELARRAMFEEGISTARIYLDPRDGGVEHLVDRITSGVRSAFTYAGAADLASFRKRAVVGVQSESGFAEGQPRG
- a CDS encoding MDR family MFS transporter, which codes for MSSPKNTTTRLPADVKVILTVLVGSALVMFLNETILSVALPSIMTDFDIPATTAQWLTTGFMLTMAVVIPTTGGVLQRFSTKQVFLAAVSSFLAGTVVAAAAPTFGILLTGRIVQAFGTALIMPLLMTVALTVVPANRRGSIMGIISIVMSVAPALGPTVSGFILNRFTWHWLFWLVVPLIVVALLLGGFFIRNIGETVRAPFDPPSVVLAALAFGGLVYALSTLGTNPQLALAIGAVGILALVVFVWRQLRLETPLLDLRPFAIRNYTVSVVVALLVMGTLLGVIMVLPIYLQTALGISALVTGLMLMPGGLASGLLAPFIGRLYDSVGPRPLLIPGAVLLAGGVWAMTRLGIDSTVGEVVTMHIVFSLGLALMMTPLMTTALGSLPSRLYGHGSAILNTLQQLAGATGTAVLIAALASGTQASRDRGVDLAQATADGAHTAFMVAGVLAILVLVASPFVTKVAEEQQEEGQA